A stretch of the Sphingosinithalassobacter tenebrarum genome encodes the following:
- a CDS encoding methyl-accepting chemotaxis protein, with product MFKSMKIPRKLGLSFAMICASAVIAMGVFFVNVSMIRSATEQSNHSQQVDAMALTMETQLLRQNSQMRGFLVTGDENYLNSYYDGRDTFDATYAELAPQIENPELKQALETSHAETLKWRKDWGDHLIDRVKSGDLAGAQAELRDAGKAALVSNAVLPLRDIRAAEAKMIEQSGERQQAAIATATVTLIVGGLLLVGIAVALAVLLSRMIARPISDLTRTMTELAGGNNAVDVPDRDRGDELGDMARAVLVFRDAAVAKEETDARMHAVAEEQKLVVANLADRLSALSEGDLTADIVAQFPADYQALRNSYNRAIEQLRNLIGAVIESTAAIQTGSQEIAAASEDLARRTESNAASLEETSAAVTQMDDRLKATAAAAQRTVERADGAIRVVSSGRNTADEAVQAMGRVSESAKGIDSVIEGLDKIAFQTRVLAMNAAVEAGRAGEAGRGFAVVADLVSALAMRAEEESKRARDQLTITQDDIVAAVDMVQKVDGALANISSDVGEVHALLNNIATDNQAQSTAITQVSAAIGTMDQSTQQNAAMVEETSAAARNLSSEVSSLADQASRFNVGRSKGQVRLPSHPALPGSVKPLPAAAIPALTRPDADKGEDWASF from the coding sequence ATGTTCAAGTCCATGAAAATCCCGCGCAAGCTCGGCCTGTCCTTCGCGATGATCTGCGCCTCGGCGGTCATCGCGATGGGAGTGTTCTTCGTGAACGTCTCGATGATCCGTTCGGCGACCGAACAGAGCAATCACAGCCAGCAGGTCGATGCGATGGCGCTGACGATGGAAACGCAACTGCTCCGTCAGAACAGCCAGATGCGCGGGTTTCTCGTCACCGGCGACGAGAATTACCTCAATTCCTATTATGACGGCCGCGACACGTTCGATGCGACCTATGCCGAACTGGCGCCGCAGATCGAGAACCCCGAGCTCAAGCAGGCGCTCGAAACCTCGCATGCCGAAACGCTGAAGTGGCGCAAGGACTGGGGGGATCATCTGATCGACCGCGTCAAGTCGGGCGATCTGGCTGGCGCGCAGGCCGAACTGCGCGACGCGGGCAAGGCCGCGCTGGTCAGCAACGCCGTCCTGCCGCTGCGCGACATTCGCGCCGCCGAGGCGAAGATGATCGAGCAGAGCGGCGAACGCCAGCAGGCCGCGATCGCCACTGCCACCGTCACGCTGATCGTCGGCGGCCTCCTGCTGGTCGGCATCGCCGTCGCGCTAGCGGTCCTGCTCAGCCGGATGATCGCGCGGCCGATCTCCGATCTCACGAGGACGATGACCGAACTCGCCGGCGGCAACAATGCCGTCGACGTGCCCGATCGCGATCGCGGTGACGAACTGGGCGACATGGCCCGTGCGGTACTGGTGTTCCGCGACGCGGCGGTCGCCAAGGAAGAAACCGACGCTCGGATGCATGCCGTTGCCGAAGAGCAGAAGCTCGTCGTCGCCAACCTCGCCGACCGGCTCTCGGCGCTTAGCGAGGGCGATCTCACCGCCGATATCGTCGCGCAATTCCCGGCCGATTATCAGGCGCTTCGCAACAGCTATAACCGCGCGATCGAACAGCTTCGCAACCTGATCGGCGCGGTGATCGAAAGCACCGCGGCGATCCAGACCGGATCTCAGGAGATTGCGGCGGCGTCGGAAGACCTTGCCCGCCGCACCGAAAGCAACGCGGCGAGCCTGGAGGAAACCAGTGCCGCCGTCACGCAGATGGACGATCGCCTCAAGGCGACCGCCGCCGCCGCGCAGCGCACGGTGGAACGCGCCGACGGTGCGATCCGGGTGGTTTCCTCGGGGCGCAACACCGCCGACGAAGCGGTGCAGGCGATGGGGCGCGTGTCCGAAAGCGCCAAGGGCATCGACAGTGTGATCGAAGGGCTCGACAAGATCGCCTTCCAGACGCGCGTGCTTGCGATGAACGCTGCGGTCGAGGCCGGTCGCGCGGGCGAAGCGGGCCGCGGCTTCGCGGTCGTCGCCGATCTCGTCTCGGCACTGGCGATGCGCGCCGAGGAGGAATCGAAGCGTGCCCGCGATCAGCTGACCATCACCCAGGACGACATCGTCGCGGCGGTGGACATGGTGCAGAAGGTCGACGGCGCGCTCGCCAACATCTCGAGCGATGTCGGCGAAGTCCATGCGCTGCTCAACAACATCGCCACCGACAACCAGGCGCAATCGACCGCAATCACTCAGGTCAGCGCCGCGATCGGCACGATGGACCAGTCGACCCAGCAGAATGCCGCGATGGTCGAGGAAACCTCCGCCGCCGCGCGCAACCTGTCGAGTGAAGTGTCATCGCTCGCCGATCAGGCCAGCCGCTTCAACGTCGGCCGATCGAAGGGGCAGGTGCGGCTCCCGAGCCATCCCGCGCTTCCAGGGTCGGTCAAGCCGCTTCCCGCAGCGGCCATTCCGGCGCTCACGCGCCCGGATGCGGACAAGGGAGAGGATTGGGCAAGCTTCTGA
- a CDS encoding DUF2332 domain-containing protein has translation MNMLVAIDEIGELRRQAVVASRLGSPFVANILEAGERQLRRAPATRALVTGWPGDASAAALAMRFNAAMHFLARQGMLPRLTALYRREHDDFDGAVGAALAARDNFIAEWMRNPPQTNEVSRSAAIVAALLVLREQTGLPVALHEIGSSCGLNLNLARYRHDLGGTAVGDPNSPVRVAPRWEGAPPPAQPLEVVSARGVDLYPLDARSAATRERLLAHIWADQTARSARLEAALDLARAHCPDVEQGDAVPWLAERLAEPQQQGVCRVVFHSMVLQYLDADARRAVGTMLAEAGARATPERPLAQIGFEWTADRSEVRLTLTVWPTGEARLLATCQAYGDWIRWRR, from the coding sequence ATGAACATGCTCGTCGCGATTGACGAGATCGGCGAGCTGCGGCGTCAGGCCGTCGTGGCCTCGCGCCTGGGGTCGCCCTTTGTCGCGAACATCCTGGAGGCCGGCGAGCGCCAGCTGCGCCGTGCGCCGGCGACGCGGGCACTGGTGACCGGCTGGCCCGGCGACGCATCGGCGGCGGCGCTGGCGATGCGCTTCAACGCCGCGATGCATTTCCTCGCCCGACAGGGCATGCTCCCCCGGCTTACCGCGCTTTATCGCCGCGAGCATGACGATTTCGACGGCGCGGTTGGCGCGGCACTCGCCGCGCGCGACAATTTCATTGCCGAATGGATGCGCAATCCGCCGCAGACCAACGAAGTCAGCCGGTCCGCCGCCATCGTGGCGGCGCTGCTGGTGTTGCGCGAGCAGACGGGGCTTCCGGTCGCGCTTCACGAAATCGGTTCGAGCTGCGGCCTCAATCTCAATCTCGCGCGCTATCGCCATGATCTCGGCGGCACCGCGGTGGGCGATCCGAACTCGCCGGTGCGTGTGGCGCCGCGTTGGGAAGGCGCGCCGCCGCCTGCGCAGCCGCTCGAAGTCGTTTCGGCGCGCGGCGTCGATCTCTATCCGCTCGACGCGCGCAGCGCAGCGACGCGCGAACGCCTGCTCGCGCATATCTGGGCGGACCAGACCGCGCGTTCCGCGCGGCTGGAAGCGGCGCTGGATCTGGCGCGCGCGCATTGTCCCGATGTCGAGCAGGGGGATGCGGTTCCCTGGCTCGCGGAACGGCTTGCAGAGCCGCAGCAGCAAGGGGTTTGCCGCGTCGTCTTCCATTCGATGGTGCTGCAATATCTCGATGCCGATGCGCGGCGTGCGGTTGGAACGATGCTCGCCGAGGCGGGAGCGCGTGCGACGCCCGAGCGCCCGTTGGCGCAGATCGGATTCGAATGGACTGCCGACCGCAGCGAAGTGCGGCTGACGCTGACGGTCTGGCCGACCGGCGAAGCGCGTCTTCTGGCGACGTGCCAGGCCTATGGCGACTGGATCCGCTGGCGGCGCTGA
- a CDS encoding flavodoxin family protein produces MVPTKISIVFESAYGHTERVARHVAKGAREITGTDVELIEVDGESDVDLDALTASDAIIFGSPTYNGALGWKMKRFFESTTKPIWSELKWAGKVAAGFTNSGTASGDKLGTLITQALFAAQHGMVWVNLDLLPGSGEDADLNRLGGWLGVMAQSDDAPPEETPPEGDLKTARHLGRRVAETTAKLRA; encoded by the coding sequence TTGGTACCGACGAAAATCAGCATCGTGTTCGAAAGCGCATACGGACATACCGAGCGGGTCGCGCGACATGTCGCGAAAGGCGCCCGGGAAATCACCGGCACCGATGTCGAGCTGATCGAAGTCGATGGCGAAAGCGACGTCGATCTCGACGCGCTTACCGCGAGCGATGCCATTATTTTCGGGTCACCCACCTATAACGGCGCGCTGGGCTGGAAGATGAAACGCTTTTTCGAAAGCACGACGAAGCCGATCTGGAGCGAACTGAAATGGGCCGGCAAGGTCGCGGCAGGCTTCACCAATTCGGGAACGGCGAGCGGCGACAAGCTGGGAACGCTCATCACCCAGGCATTGTTCGCGGCGCAGCACGGCATGGTCTGGGTCAATCTGGACCTGCTGCCGGGCAGTGGCGAGGATGCCGACCTCAACCGGCTGGGCGGCTGGCTGGGCGTCATGGCCCAGTCCGACGACGCTCCGCCCGAGGAAACACCACCCGAAGGGGATCTGAAAACGGCCCGACATCTCGGCCGCCGCGTCGCCGAAACGACTGCGAAGCTTCGTGCGTGA
- a CDS encoding flagellar protein FlgN: MTDTLCDAMHSLAALMEEETEILTRSPFTRELPEIANAKIRLTGRIESEVARLSREAGNWMEVLDAEARALLTEASLRLRDASAVNARVLSRQIELSVEMMAAINAEAKRLTGTRSQTYGARGGLQGIDAPAPISINAKL; this comes from the coding sequence GTGACCGATACGCTGTGCGACGCGATGCATTCGCTGGCGGCGCTGATGGAGGAGGAAACCGAAATCCTCACCCGCTCGCCCTTCACGCGCGAACTGCCCGAAATCGCCAACGCCAAGATCCGGCTTACCGGCCGCATCGAAAGCGAAGTCGCGCGGCTTTCGCGCGAAGCGGGCAACTGGATGGAAGTGCTCGACGCCGAAGCGCGTGCGCTGCTGACCGAGGCGAGCCTGCGGTTGCGCGACGCGTCCGCCGTCAACGCCCGCGTCCTTTCCCGCCAGATCGAGCTGTCGGTCGAAATGATGGCGGCGATCAATGCCGAGGCCAAGCGGCTGACCGGCACCAGGAGCCAGACCTATGGCGCGCGCGGCGGATTGCAGGGCATCGACGCCCCCGCCCCGATCTCGATCAACGCCAAGCTGTGA
- a CDS encoding rod-binding protein has protein sequence MDPFSLPAARGPQMPQVTASSPQAETAQQFEAVFLGQMFQLMLENSGEAGEFSGGSAEQVFRGVLAEKLGNEVAKRGGIGLAPTVMDQILRLQQGEAM, from the coding sequence ATGGATCCTTTCTCGCTTCCCGCCGCCCGGGGGCCGCAGATGCCGCAGGTCACGGCATCCTCGCCCCAGGCCGAAACCGCGCAGCAGTTCGAAGCGGTGTTCCTGGGCCAGATGTTCCAGCTGATGCTCGAAAATTCGGGCGAGGCCGGCGAATTTTCGGGCGGCAGTGCCGAACAGGTGTTTCGCGGTGTGCTCGCGGAGAAGCTGGGCAATGAAGTCGCCAAACGCGGCGGCATCGGCCTGGCACCCACGGTGATGGACCAGATTCTGCGTCTGCAGCAGGGAGAAGCGATGTGA
- a CDS encoding flagellar basal body P-ring protein FlgI codes for MLTALAALVFALVPSGTASAQTRVKDIVDVEDVRPNQLVGYGLVVGLAGTGDRMRNSPFTEESMQAMLERMGVNIRGTQMRTQNVAAVSITATLPPYSRAGSRIDVQVSALGDATSLQGGTLIISPLRALDGEIYAVAQGPVAVSGFRGQGAAASISRGVTTSARIAGGAIVEREVPFALASAHSLKLALRNPDFATADRIARAINTRFPGAAQMLDPATVEIAPPPGFAGSIVDLVTQVENLPVIVDQPARVVINEASGTVVMNDDVRLSPVAIAQGGLTITVTETPQVSQPGPFSNGQTTVVPRSQVTVDDGSGASLAMVEGPSLQSLVNGLNTLGVSPRDVITILQAVKSAGALQAEIVVQ; via the coding sequence ATTCTCACCGCCCTCGCGGCGCTGGTATTCGCGCTCGTGCCTTCGGGCACAGCAAGCGCGCAGACCCGCGTCAAGGACATCGTCGACGTCGAGGACGTCCGCCCCAACCAGCTGGTCGGTTACGGCCTGGTCGTCGGCCTTGCCGGCACCGGCGACCGCATGCGCAATTCGCCCTTCACCGAGGAATCGATGCAGGCGATGCTCGAGCGGATGGGCGTCAACATTCGCGGCACGCAGATGCGGACGCAGAATGTCGCGGCGGTTTCGATCACCGCTACCCTGCCCCCCTATTCCCGGGCCGGTTCGCGGATCGATGTGCAGGTTTCGGCGCTGGGCGATGCCACCAGCCTGCAGGGCGGGACGCTGATCATTTCCCCGCTGCGCGCGCTGGACGGCGAAATCTATGCCGTGGCGCAGGGTCCCGTCGCCGTTTCCGGCTTTCGCGGCCAGGGCGCGGCGGCAAGCATCAGCCGCGGCGTCACCACCTCCGCACGGATCGCCGGCGGTGCGATCGTCGAACGCGAAGTGCCGTTCGCGCTCGCGTCCGCCCACAGCCTCAAGCTCGCGCTGCGCAATCCCGACTTCGCGACGGCCGACCGGATTGCCCGCGCGATCAACACCCGTTTTCCCGGAGCCGCGCAGATGCTGGACCCGGCCACAGTTGAAATCGCGCCACCGCCGGGCTTTGCCGGATCGATCGTCGACTTGGTGACGCAAGTCGAAAACCTGCCCGTCATCGTCGATCAGCCCGCGCGCGTCGTGATCAACGAAGCCTCCGGCACGGTCGTGATGAACGATGACGTGCGGCTCAGCCCGGTAGCGATCGCGCAGGGCGGCCTCACCATCACCGTCACCGAAACCCCGCAGGTGTCGCAGCCCGGCCCCTTTTCCAACGGCCAGACGACCGTGGTGCCGCGCAGCCAGGTGACCGTGGACGACGGCAGCGGCGCATCGCTCGCGATGGTCGAGGGCCCCTCGCTCCAGTCGCTCGTCAACGGGCTCAACACGCTCGGCGTCAGCCCGCGCGACGTGATCACTATCCTCCAGGCCGTGAAGAGCGCCGGCGCGCTCCAGGCCGAAATCGTGGTGCAATGA
- a CDS encoding flagellar assembly protein FliX, which yields MARTLVNALPKVLPSFPVSKADAVAAHPQPQAAPTAQPMPTVAMLVTLAAADPTIERRRREAKKAGEGLEMLETVHRELLAGTLDECALQDLAEWARAIDTPEDPVLAEIMRDIDLRVRVELAKYDVEV from the coding sequence ATGGCACGCACGCTTGTAAATGCGTTGCCCAAGGTCCTGCCGAGCTTTCCGGTAAGCAAGGCGGACGCCGTCGCCGCGCACCCGCAGCCCCAGGCCGCGCCCACCGCGCAGCCGATGCCGACCGTGGCGATGCTGGTGACGCTCGCCGCCGCCGATCCGACGATCGAGCGCCGCCGCAGGGAAGCGAAAAAAGCGGGCGAGGGGCTGGAGATGCTCGAAACCGTGCATCGCGAACTGCTCGCAGGGACGCTGGACGAATGCGCGCTTCAGGATCTGGCCGAATGGGCCAGGGCGATCGATACGCCGGAGGATCCGGTGCTGGCCGAAATCATGCGCGACATCGATCTGCGCGTGCGCGTCGAGCTGGCCAAATACGACGTCGAGGTCTGA
- a CDS encoding antibiotic biosynthesis monooxygenase family protein: MVLERADLTAQPGKGEALHRMLADQAIPILRSITGVGEIRLCRCVEAPDRFMLLVEWDSVDAHHAFYSHAIYPEFRALFPPVTQDGAMDHYETL, from the coding sequence ATGGTTCTCGAACGTGCCGATCTGACCGCACAGCCGGGCAAGGGCGAAGCGCTGCACCGCATGCTTGCCGATCAGGCCATCCCGATCCTGCGGTCGATCACGGGCGTCGGCGAAATTCGCCTGTGCCGCTGCGTCGAAGCCCCCGACCGGTTCATGCTGCTGGTCGAATGGGACAGTGTCGATGCCCATCACGCTTTTTACAGCCATGCTATCTACCCCGAATTTCGCGCGCTTTTCCCGCCGGTGACGCAGGACGGGGCGATGGATCACTACGAAACCCTCTGA